A single Candidatus Thalassolituus haligoni DNA region contains:
- a CDS encoding ATP-binding protein gives MAAPIIDRIIHHSQVFMMGGESYRLKQKLGS, from the coding sequence GTGGCGGCACCGATCATCGACCGGATTATCCACCACTCGCAGGTGTTTATGATGGGCGGTGAGAGCTACCGGCTGAAGCAGAAACTGGGCAGTTGA
- a CDS encoding DUF3375 domain-containing protein: protein MNFSPQQRTRQYIHARQQHPAWRLLASPRAPLVLGCLTTLFEHAQNGIAEEDALQALSEMLAAYAGQDEFAIDPDNTRQQAGRELREWIKRGLVIERGQRLYATDALATAIQFVDSLDNRIMTSTASRLSVVQSQIEKLETGLNPNPASRIASLQGRIAQLQQELAAAEAGDIPVLSNVEAIEGIREIFSLATGLSADFRRVEDSWREADRLLRQSIMAEGTHRGVVVDRLLDGQAALLNTPEGRVFDGFIQQLRQTIELENMNHRIRTILAHPAAPKALNRNQLTDLKWLRLRLAQESKLVLQARARSEQDVRGFLKSGLAAEHHKVGQILTEIMKAALDVDWQRQKVRRAESPLPPLGFALANVPLVERLRFKNLENPAEQTLDFTAAEANLGDLDEEFWAALDGLDRDVVIAETLAVLAAAGRPLSLVELAEQLPPTHDLETFALWIGMAREAGIDITGNHTESLELTDAEHRRWAFSLPLLSLDAAAFAGMDWEF from the coding sequence ATGAACTTCTCCCCCCAACAACGTACTCGCCAGTACATCCATGCGCGTCAGCAGCATCCTGCCTGGCGTTTGTTGGCGTCGCCACGTGCGCCTTTGGTTCTGGGGTGTTTAACCACGCTATTTGAGCATGCCCAGAACGGTATCGCGGAAGAGGATGCCTTGCAGGCTTTGTCGGAGATGCTGGCAGCGTATGCCGGGCAAGATGAGTTCGCTATTGATCCAGACAATACCCGTCAACAGGCGGGGCGCGAGTTACGGGAATGGATCAAGCGTGGGTTGGTGATTGAACGCGGTCAGCGTTTGTACGCCACCGATGCTCTGGCGACGGCGATTCAGTTTGTCGATTCCCTCGATAACCGTATCATGACATCGACGGCATCCCGTCTATCAGTCGTTCAGTCGCAAATAGAAAAACTCGAAACCGGGCTTAATCCCAATCCGGCCAGTCGTATTGCCTCGTTGCAGGGGCGTATAGCCCAATTGCAGCAGGAGCTGGCCGCTGCGGAGGCGGGTGATATTCCGGTGTTGTCTAACGTAGAGGCGATTGAAGGTATTCGTGAAATCTTTTCCTTGGCGACCGGGTTGAGTGCTGATTTTCGTCGGGTGGAAGATTCCTGGCGGGAGGCAGATCGGTTGTTGCGCCAGTCTATTATGGCTGAGGGGACCCATCGCGGCGTTGTGGTGGATCGGTTGCTGGATGGTCAGGCGGCCTTGTTAAATACTCCAGAAGGTCGGGTATTTGATGGCTTTATTCAGCAATTGCGACAAACCATTGAGCTGGAGAATATGAATCACCGCATTCGTACCATTCTTGCTCATCCGGCAGCGCCTAAAGCACTGAACCGCAATCAGCTGACAGATCTGAAATGGTTGCGGCTGCGGTTGGCGCAGGAAAGTAAATTGGTGCTGCAGGCGCGCGCGCGCAGTGAACAGGATGTACGCGGTTTTCTGAAAAGTGGCCTGGCGGCCGAGCACCATAAAGTCGGTCAGATACTGACAGAGATTATGAAAGCTGCGCTGGACGTTGATTGGCAACGGCAAAAAGTCCGGCGCGCCGAGTCGCCGTTACCGCCGCTGGGGTTTGCGCTGGCCAATGTGCCGCTGGTGGAGCGGTTACGCTTTAAAAACCTGGAGAACCCGGCAGAACAAACACTGGATTTTACCGCCGCAGAGGCCAATCTGGGTGATCTCGACGAGGAGTTCTGGGCGGCCTTGGACGGGCTGGATCGCGACGTGGTGATTGCTGAAACCCTGGCGGTATTGGCAGCTGCCGGGCGGCCGTTAAGCTTGGTGGAGCTGGCGGAGCAATTACCGCCCACTCACGACCTGGAAACTTTTGCCTTGTGGATTGGAATGGCCCGTGAAGCGGGTATTGATATAACCGGGAACCACACCGAATCACTGGAATTGACAGATGCTGAGCACCGGCGCTGGGCCTTCAGTCTGCCGTTGTTGTCACTGGATGCGGCCGCGTTTGCGGGCATGGACTGGGAATTCTGA
- a CDS encoding DUF4194 domain-containing protein, whose product MTSIFDEPTAQPPEKPPHLSEKSSENNHAEGSIPQVIAPDVGVVGVVGVERTDRRLRDTAQQLLNTGLLEQTLKPNVYRVAVVNLEAINAILEPLDLQAQVDDIRGLVFLKVVAAEKTEEQDDWSHPLVRKQRLTLEQSLLVAILRQYFVNYEQDSGVGAADAVVAIDELVPQLQLYLGDSGSESKERNRMITLLDQLKGHGLVTAPDSHDRVTIRPVIAHLANPENLQALLNGLREQADGQPDDSAREE is encoded by the coding sequence ATGACCAGTATCTTTGATGAACCGACGGCGCAGCCACCAGAAAAACCGCCGCACTTGTCTGAAAAATCGTCTGAAAATAATCATGCTGAGGGCAGTATTCCCCAAGTTATCGCTCCTGATGTTGGCGTTGTTGGCGTTGTTGGCGTTGAACGTACCGACCGCCGCTTGCGCGACACCGCTCAGCAGCTATTGAATACCGGTTTGCTGGAGCAAACGCTGAAGCCCAATGTGTATCGGGTAGCGGTGGTGAATCTGGAAGCCATCAACGCCATTCTGGAACCGCTGGATTTACAAGCTCAGGTGGATGACATTCGCGGGTTGGTGTTCCTGAAAGTGGTGGCGGCTGAAAAGACCGAGGAGCAAGACGACTGGTCGCACCCGCTGGTGCGCAAGCAACGGCTGACGCTGGAGCAATCACTGTTGGTGGCGATATTGCGGCAGTATTTTGTTAACTACGAGCAGGATTCCGGTGTGGGTGCGGCGGACGCCGTGGTGGCGATTGATGAACTGGTGCCACAGTTGCAGTTGTATCTGGGCGACAGTGGCAGTGAATCGAAAGAACGCAATCGCATGATCACCTTGTTGGATCAGCTCAAAGGACATGGGCTGGTCACCGCCCCGGACAGCCACGACCGGGTGACTATTCGTCCTGTCATTGCTCATTTGGCCAACCCGGAAAACCTGCAAGCATTGCTGAACGGTCTGCGTGAGCAGGCCGATGGTCAGCCTGATGATTCGGCGCGGGAGGAATAA
- a CDS encoding BrnT family toxin, which produces MINWKQITGFDWDAGNERKNEEKHAVSRFEAEQVFFNQPLLILADQKHSQNEARYHALGISNEARLLHITFTLRSDDTLIRVISARDMHRKERNIYEQS; this is translated from the coding sequence ATGATTAATTGGAAGCAAATTACTGGCTTTGACTGGGATGCTGGAAACGAGCGAAAAAATGAGGAAAAACATGCTGTTAGCCGCTTTGAAGCTGAGCAAGTGTTTTTTAACCAGCCCTTGCTGATTTTGGCAGACCAAAAACACAGCCAAAACGAAGCGCGATACCACGCCTTGGGAATAAGTAATGAGGCTAGGTTGCTGCATATAACTTTTACCTTACGCTCTGATGATACTTTGATTCGTGTTATTTCAGCTCGTGACATGCACCGGAAAGAGAGGAACATTTATGAGCAAAGTTAA
- a CDS encoding BrnA antitoxin family protein: protein MSKVKTVPKFKNEAEERAFWEKHDSSEYLDWTQAQSVAMPNLKPSTKTISLRLPEGLLDSIKIEANKRDMPYQSLIKAWLADDVKQSRNA from the coding sequence ATGAGCAAAGTTAAAACCGTACCTAAGTTTAAAAATGAAGCCGAAGAGCGAGCTTTTTGGGAAAAGCATGACTCTAGCGAATACCTTGATTGGACGCAGGCCCAATCTGTTGCGATGCCGAATTTAAAGCCTTCTACAAAAACCATATCTCTCAGATTGCCAGAAGGCTTATTGGATAGTATTAAAATCGAAGCCAATAAACGCGATATGCCCTATCAATCTCTCATCAAAGCCTGGCTCGCTGATGATGTAAAGCAGAGTCGCAATGCCTGA
- a CDS encoding glycine cleavage system protein R gives MTLSLVLTVIADDKPGIVETMSAVISRHNGNWTESHLASLAGKFAGIVLVTLDESDDAGLQTELAALSASGIEIRAERGLLDHGDTHQLNLSLVGNDRPGIVREVSRVLASLGVNVLELNTECVQAEMSALALFKARAELQVPDTLDHEDLTEALEQLSDELMVEVTPA, from the coding sequence ATGACGTTATCTCTGGTTCTGACTGTAATTGCCGACGACAAGCCTGGCATCGTGGAAACAATGTCTGCTGTTATCAGCCGCCACAACGGCAACTGGACGGAGAGCCATCTTGCCAGTCTGGCGGGTAAATTCGCCGGTATTGTGCTGGTAACGCTGGATGAATCCGATGACGCCGGGTTGCAAACGGAGTTGGCGGCGCTGTCGGCCAGTGGTATCGAGATTAGAGCAGAACGGGGTTTGCTGGATCATGGCGATACACATCAACTGAATTTGAGTCTGGTGGGTAACGACCGTCCGGGTATTGTCCGTGAGGTGTCTCGTGTATTGGCGTCATTGGGTGTGAATGTACTGGAGCTGAACACCGAGTGTGTTCAGGCTGAAATGTCGGCGCTGGCGCTGTTCAAGGCCAGAGCGGAACTGCAGGTGCCCGATACGCTGGATCATGAGGATCTTACCGAGGCGCTGGAGCAGCTTAGTGATGAGTTGATGGTCGAGGTAACGCCCGCCTGA
- a CDS encoding class I SAM-dependent methyltransferase translates to MPSPTASVDFYHRHAKRLADCYDGLSVEQVHGSWLPLVPVQPGARALDVGAGCGRDACWLAQQGWQVTAVEPAAGMRDIGQQRSQALELGQDKLVWIDDALPSLAKVPNADYHLILLSAVWMHLSIAHRPLALRRLVQLLAETGVIVITLRSGSGDPERPMYPVSAVEVRAIAKPLKLSVEELTPRAGRGDLLERPNVTWQTVILRRDRDN, encoded by the coding sequence ATGCCATCCCCCACTGCCAGTGTTGATTTTTACCATCGCCATGCCAAGCGATTGGCTGATTGTTACGACGGACTCTCTGTTGAACAGGTGCATGGAAGCTGGCTGCCACTGGTTCCGGTTCAACCGGGGGCCAGAGCACTGGATGTGGGTGCCGGTTGCGGTCGTGATGCCTGCTGGCTGGCTCAGCAAGGCTGGCAGGTAACCGCAGTAGAACCTGCAGCAGGCATGCGTGATATTGGCCAGCAGCGTTCACAAGCACTCGAACTTGGGCAAGACAAACTGGTATGGATAGACGATGCCTTACCGTCGTTGGCTAAAGTGCCGAATGCAGATTATCACCTGATCCTGCTGTCGGCGGTGTGGATGCACCTGTCGATTGCCCATCGTCCGCTGGCGTTGCGGCGGCTGGTGCAATTACTGGCCGAAACCGGTGTCATCGTGATTACTCTACGAAGTGGTTCCGGTGACCCGGAACGACCCATGTATCCGGTCAGTGCGGTCGAAGTCCGGGCTATCGCCAAGCCACTCAAACTCTCGGTGGAAGAACTCACCCCACGTGCCGGGAGAGGTGATCTGCTTGAACGCCCGAATGTCACCTGGCAGACTGTAATTTTACGACGCGACCGGGATAATTGA